Proteins encoded in a region of the Scrofimicrobium sp. R131 genome:
- a CDS encoding DNA topoisomerase IV subunit A, producing MTDTPEERISEIDVSEEMRGSYLEYAYSVIYSRALPDARDGMKPVQRRILFQMSQLGLRPDRGHVKSSRVVGEVMGKLHPHGDSAIYDALVRLAQPFNQRVPLVDGHGNFGSLDDGPAAPRYTEARLDRAALLLTDQLDEDTVDFVPNYDNQFQQPDVLPAAFPALLVNGASGIAVGMATTIAPHNPREALAGALHLLAHPDATVDDLMEYIPGPDFPGGGLILDLDAVAESYRTGRGTFKVRAKVVEERISARKMGLVVTELPYMVGPERVIEKIKDAVNAGKLKGISAVTNLTDRHHGLRLVIDIKAGFNPQAVLAGLYKLTPLEETFAVNAVALVNGQPRVLTLKDILQVFVDHRLEVVRRRTRFRLDKRLARQHLVDGLLLALVDIDEVIQIIRASDDATVAQERLMVAFDLSEIQAQYILELRLRRLTKLSRLELEQEQRELADEIAALRAILATEENLREAVAQDLRAAAEILDSPRRTVLSGAEPAVLPPPTDLEIPDLPCQVVLSAAGGLARVAGAAPLAPGGDLPSSVWRSVAATSTRAQVAVVTTDGQAHRLDVVTLPEVARTEDEPVSLAGAIPARELLGVEAVGVFALTDTPVLALGTAQGVVKRVRPEHPESKDTWPVISLDEGDQVIGLGPSADSHDLVFVTARAQLLRTGSTNVRPQGVSAGGMAGIKLAAGDRAIAFASVEPTEEATVLTVAQAAGTLAGTAYTSAKVTSLLQFPPKGRATQGVRCQRLLRGEDSLGLAWIGDHLPHAENASGKPVPLPELDERRDGSGTALKRAFDAVG from the coding sequence ATGACTGACACCCCGGAAGAACGCATCTCAGAGATCGATGTCTCTGAGGAAATGCGCGGCTCCTACCTCGAATACGCCTATTCGGTCATCTACTCGCGCGCGCTTCCCGATGCGCGCGACGGGATGAAACCGGTTCAGCGCCGAATCCTCTTTCAGATGAGTCAATTGGGGTTGCGGCCCGACCGGGGTCACGTCAAGTCTTCCCGCGTGGTGGGCGAGGTGATGGGCAAGCTGCACCCGCACGGAGACTCGGCCATTTACGATGCCCTAGTCCGGCTGGCCCAACCGTTCAACCAGCGGGTGCCCCTGGTGGATGGGCACGGTAACTTTGGATCGCTGGACGACGGTCCGGCTGCCCCCCGGTACACGGAGGCCCGCCTGGACCGGGCGGCACTGCTCCTCACCGACCAGTTGGATGAGGACACGGTCGACTTCGTCCCGAACTACGACAACCAGTTCCAACAGCCGGATGTCTTGCCGGCGGCCTTCCCCGCCCTGCTGGTCAACGGCGCCTCCGGGATCGCGGTGGGGATGGCCACGACCATTGCCCCGCACAACCCGCGCGAAGCCCTGGCCGGAGCCCTGCACCTGCTGGCACATCCGGACGCCACCGTCGACGACCTGATGGAGTACATCCCGGGGCCTGACTTCCCTGGTGGCGGCCTGATCCTGGACCTGGACGCCGTGGCGGAGTCGTATCGGACCGGACGCGGAACCTTCAAGGTTCGCGCCAAAGTGGTGGAGGAACGGATCTCTGCCCGAAAGATGGGGCTGGTCGTGACCGAGCTACCCTACATGGTGGGCCCGGAGCGGGTAATTGAGAAGATCAAAGATGCAGTCAACGCCGGCAAGCTGAAGGGCATCTCGGCCGTCACTAACCTGACCGACCGCCACCATGGCCTCCGCCTGGTGATCGACATCAAGGCCGGGTTCAACCCGCAGGCAGTCCTGGCTGGCCTCTACAAACTCACCCCGCTGGAAGAAACCTTCGCGGTTAACGCGGTCGCCCTGGTGAACGGCCAGCCCCGCGTCCTCACCCTGAAGGACATCCTGCAGGTGTTCGTGGATCACCGATTGGAAGTGGTCCGACGACGGACCCGGTTCCGCCTGGACAAGCGCCTGGCCCGCCAGCACCTGGTGGACGGGCTGCTGCTGGCCCTGGTTGACATTGACGAGGTCATCCAGATCATCCGGGCTTCCGACGATGCCACCGTGGCTCAGGAACGGCTGATGGTGGCCTTCGATCTGTCGGAAATTCAGGCTCAGTACATCCTTGAGCTCAGGCTCCGCCGACTGACGAAGCTGTCTCGGCTGGAGCTGGAACAGGAGCAGCGCGAGTTGGCGGACGAGATTGCCGCTCTGCGCGCGATCCTGGCCACGGAGGAGAATCTGCGCGAGGCGGTGGCCCAGGATTTGCGGGCAGCGGCCGAAATTCTGGATTCCCCCCGCCGGACCGTGCTTTCCGGCGCCGAGCCGGCGGTGCTCCCTCCCCCCACCGACCTGGAGATTCCGGACCTGCCGTGCCAGGTGGTCCTGTCCGCGGCCGGTGGGTTGGCCCGGGTAGCCGGGGCGGCTCCCCTCGCTCCCGGGGGCGACCTGCCCTCCTCCGTCTGGCGTTCCGTGGCTGCTACCAGCACGCGGGCGCAGGTGGCCGTGGTGACCACCGACGGCCAGGCTCATCGCCTCGACGTCGTCACCCTGCCCGAGGTGGCCCGAACCGAAGACGAACCGGTCTCCCTGGCCGGGGCGATTCCCGCTCGCGAACTGCTCGGGGTCGAGGCGGTTGGGGTCTTTGCCCTCACCGACACACCGGTGTTGGCCCTCGGCACCGCCCAGGGCGTGGTCAAGCGGGTCCGACCCGAACATCCCGAGTCGAAGGACACCTGGCCGGTAATCTCGCTGGACGAGGGCGATCAGGTGATCGGGCTCGGCCCCTCGGCGGACTCTCACGACCTGGTCTTTGTCACCGCCCGCGCCCAACTGCTCCGGACCGGCTCCACCAACGTTCGCCCCCAGGGGGTGAGTGCCGGTGGGATGGCGGGAATCAAGCTGGCCGCCGGTGACCGGGCCATCGCGTTTGCCTCGGTGGAACCCACCGAGGAGGCAACCGTGTTGACGGTAGCTCAGGCCGCGGGGACGCTAGCCGGAACCGCCTACACCTCGGCCAAGGTGACCAGCCTGCTCCAGTTCCCACCCAAGGGCCGGGCCACGCAGGGGGTTCGCTGCCAGCGCCTCCTGCGAGGGGAAGACTCGCTGGGACTGGCCTGGATCGGTGACCACCTGCCCCACGCGGAGAACGCCAGCGGGAAGCCGGTTCCGCTCCCCGAGCTCGACGAGCGGCGGGACGGCTCGGGCACTGCCCTCAAGCGAGCGTTCGACGCCGTCGGTTAG
- a CDS encoding nucleotide pyrophosphatase/phosphodiesterase family protein has product MHRPTSPWLGEVLPAVAAALGHPLEESSITLPAARSAIVIVVDGLGWHQLQAHRGHARTLSSFQGPVLTTCLPSTTAAALTCFSTGRLPGETRMVGYSVRHGDSVMNLLQFAPGVDPLTWQPQETYFSRLEGVEPFVVTAPKFAGSGLTQAAFRGATFVGRRSLAERFEAAARLARERPSLTYLYWSEIDHAGHRYGPGSPQWVEELEDFDAELSQFLRRLPADTLVVLTADHGMVQVHERLDLAEIPALAEGVELLAGEGRAVHVHAEDGAAVRARWADYLGDRARILAPAEYPGVFGDGPGNELMGEAVVFLAGNRVIVDSRTQSAGMVGLEGVHGSFTEEELEIPLLILS; this is encoded by the coding sequence TTGCACCGTCCAACTTCGCCGTGGCTTGGTGAGGTGTTGCCGGCCGTTGCCGCGGCGCTCGGTCACCCGCTGGAAGAGTCCAGCATCACACTTCCTGCCGCTCGCTCCGCAATTGTGATCGTGGTCGACGGGCTCGGTTGGCACCAGTTGCAGGCTCACCGGGGACACGCGAGAACCCTGAGTAGCTTCCAGGGGCCGGTGTTGACCACCTGCCTCCCCTCGACCACCGCTGCCGCCTTGACCTGCTTCTCGACCGGTCGGCTCCCGGGTGAGACCAGAATGGTGGGCTATTCGGTGCGCCACGGAGACTCGGTGATGAACCTGCTGCAATTTGCCCCCGGGGTGGATCCGCTGACCTGGCAGCCCCAGGAGACCTACTTTTCGCGGCTGGAGGGGGTGGAGCCATTTGTGGTCACCGCTCCGAAGTTCGCCGGCTCCGGCTTGACCCAGGCTGCGTTCCGGGGGGCCACCTTTGTTGGCCGGCGCTCGTTGGCGGAACGGTTCGAGGCGGCCGCCCGGTTGGCCCGGGAGCGCCCGTCCCTGACCTACCTCTACTGGTCAGAGATCGATCATGCGGGCCACCGGTACGGCCCCGGTTCACCCCAGTGGGTGGAGGAGCTGGAGGACTTTGATGCGGAGTTGAGCCAGTTCCTTCGCCGGCTGCCGGCCGACACCCTGGTGGTGCTGACCGCTGACCACGGGATGGTTCAGGTGCACGAGCGTCTGGATTTGGCTGAGATTCCGGCCCTGGCTGAAGGGGTTGAGCTGCTGGCCGGTGAGGGTCGAGCGGTGCACGTGCACGCCGAGGACGGCGCGGCAGTTCGGGCTCGTTGGGCCGACTACCTGGGGGATCGGGCCCGGATTCTGGCCCCCGCAGAGTACCCGGGGGTGTTCGGGGACGGGCCGGGGAATGAGCTAATGGGGGAGGCGGTGGTCTTCCTGGCCGGAAACCGAGTCATTGTGGACTCGCGGACCCAGAGCGCGGGCATGGTCGGGCTGGAGGGCGTCCACGGCTCGTTTACCGAGGAGGAACTGGAGATTCCCCTCCTGATCCTGAGCTAG
- a CDS encoding TrkA family potassium uptake protein: protein MRIAVVGAGSVGIAIAREFIAHGHDVTLIDSSPDAIHISDVPQADWALADACSPAALEDAAVRECDSLVAATGDDKVNLVVSLLAKTEFAVPKVVARINDPGNEWMFNSNWGVDIPASTPRVMAALVEESISTGRAVQLLSLSNQTVLCFALTVPDNSVQIEVNPAEIDWPQELVITTLIRGGKPLDVSRVSGIRPGDELLITCARQDAPLVSELEALFAPS from the coding sequence ATGAGGATCGCGGTGGTTGGAGCCGGCTCGGTCGGGATTGCGATCGCCCGCGAGTTCATTGCCCACGGACACGACGTCACCCTAATCGACAGTTCCCCGGACGCAATCCACATCTCCGACGTGCCCCAGGCGGACTGGGCATTGGCGGACGCCTGCTCTCCGGCAGCCCTGGAAGATGCAGCTGTGCGCGAATGCGACTCACTGGTGGCGGCCACGGGCGACGACAAGGTGAACCTGGTGGTCTCACTGCTAGCCAAGACTGAGTTCGCGGTCCCCAAAGTGGTGGCCCGGATTAACGACCCGGGAAACGAGTGGATGTTCAACTCGAACTGGGGGGTCGACATTCCCGCCTCCACCCCCCGGGTGATGGCCGCCCTGGTGGAAGAGTCGATCTCGACCGGACGCGCAGTCCAACTGCTGTCCCTCTCGAACCAGACCGTGCTGTGCTTTGCCCTGACCGTGCCGGACAACTCCGTCCAGATCGAGGTCAACCCGGCTGAAATCGACTGGCCCCAGGAACTGGTAATCACCACTTTGATCCGAGGGGGCAAGCCGCTAGATGTCAGTCGGGTGAGCGGAATCCGGCCCGGAGACGAGCTGCTGATCACCTGTGCGCGTCAGGACGCGCCCCTGGTCAGTGAGCTGGAGGCTCTGTTTGCTCCGAGCTGA
- a CDS encoding DUF3159 domain-containing protein codes for MSQKWSDTLGTDSFSVTDAIGGPRGVIESLAPGLIFVVIFVLTGNLWWTVGSSAGLSVLFCAVRLGQRQPLTQALAGLIGVVIGVVWAVSSGRAENYFAWGLLTNAGYAAALLLSIVVRQPLGNWALTFLWDLPRSWMREGRGTGLYRRAVAVTWVWVAVFALRLGVQLPLYWAGAVAPLGVAKLVMGLPLFGLAAWFTWVLLRGRKPASVSQSEADSAPPAPLSSEQTEPPAH; via the coding sequence GTGAGCCAAAAATGGTCCGACACACTGGGCACCGACTCATTTTCGGTGACCGATGCGATCGGTGGGCCCCGAGGGGTAATTGAGAGTCTGGCCCCGGGCCTGATCTTCGTTGTCATCTTCGTGCTCACCGGCAATCTCTGGTGGACGGTGGGAAGCTCGGCCGGCCTGTCCGTCCTCTTCTGCGCGGTGCGGCTGGGGCAGCGTCAGCCCCTCACGCAGGCGTTGGCCGGTCTGATCGGCGTCGTCATCGGCGTGGTCTGGGCGGTCAGCTCCGGTCGGGCCGAGAACTATTTTGCCTGGGGGCTGCTGACCAACGCCGGCTACGCGGCGGCGTTGCTGCTCTCAATCGTCGTGCGCCAACCGCTGGGAAACTGGGCCCTGACGTTCCTCTGGGATCTGCCGCGCAGCTGGATGCGCGAGGGGAGGGGGACCGGGCTGTACCGCCGTGCGGTGGCGGTGACCTGGGTGTGGGTCGCGGTGTTTGCCCTTCGATTGGGCGTGCAGCTGCCGCTGTACTGGGCCGGCGCCGTGGCGCCGCTGGGGGTGGCCAAACTGGTAATGGGATTGCCGCTTTTTGGCCTGGCTGCCTGGTTCACTTGGGTGCTGCTTCGGGGTCGCAAACCTGCCAGCGTGAGCCAGTCGGAGGCGGACTCAGCGCCGCCCGCCCCACTCAGCTCGGAGCAAACAGAGCCTCCAGCTCACTGA
- a CDS encoding DUF4193 domain-containing protein translates to MATDYDAPRKNEDDISEDSIEELQSRRADIGSNEVDEDENEAAESFELPGADLSKEELTVMVVPPQEDEFTCSQCFLVHHSSQLAYTDENGLPVCTECAA, encoded by the coding sequence ATGGCAACCGACTACGACGCACCCCGCAAGAATGAAGACGACATTTCCGAGGACTCCATCGAGGAGTTGCAGTCGCGCCGGGCAGACATTGGCTCAAACGAAGTAGACGAGGACGAAAACGAGGCGGCCGAGAGCTTCGAGTTGCCCGGAGCGGACCTGTCGAAAGAGGAACTGACGGTCATGGTCGTTCCGCCGCAGGAAGACGAGTTCACCTGTTCACAGTGCTTCCTGGTGCACCACTCATCGCAGCTCGCTTACACCGATGAGAACGGGCTCCCGGTCTGCACCGAGTGTGCGGCATAA
- a CDS encoding DNA topoisomerase IV subunit B, with protein MSNSSEYTARHLSVLEGLEAVRKRPGMYIGSTDRRGLMHCVWEIIDNAVDEALEGHCDTIEVTLHPDHSVSVTDNGRGIPVDRVPGIDLSGVEVVFTKLHAGGKFGNGNYAASGGLHGVGASVVNALSARLDVEVDRAGKTYGMSFRRGEPGTFDDAKGRTPNSPFQPFEAAQDTPVIGKAKRGVTGTRVRFWHDFQIFPSSETFSWEGLIDRARQTAFLVPGLTIIVRDLREDEAREETFHFRGGVTDFVDFLAPDRAVCETWKIEGTGTYQEVVQQLGEDGHLRPVEVERTCEVECALRWGIGYDTTVRSFVNIIATPKGGTHLQGFEQGLLRAVRKQVEKQARKLKVTGKDGRVEKDDVLAGLSAVVTVRIAEPQFEGQTKEILGTPAVKNIVLKTVEDAVEQKLTSTKRGDKQEATVVLEKIVGEMKSRVSARIHKEISRRKTALETSTLPAKLADCRSNEVARSELFIVEGDSALGTAKAARSSEFQALFPIRGKILNTQRASTADMLSNAECANIIQVIGAGSGRTFDLSQARYGKVILMTDADVDGAHIRTLLLTLFFRYMRPLVEAGQVYAAVPPLHRIEVSARGKKDYIYTYSEAELHDELTKLKRRGKSYKEPIQRYKGLGEMDAEQLAETTMDPRTRSLRRITLADEEALRQAEDVFELLMGAVVAPRREFIVDHAYEIDRERIDA; from the coding sequence GTGAGTAATTCTAGCGAGTACACGGCCCGCCACCTCTCGGTCCTGGAGGGCCTGGAAGCGGTCCGCAAGCGGCCGGGAATGTACATTGGGTCCACCGATCGACGCGGACTGATGCACTGCGTCTGGGAAATCATCGACAACGCGGTGGACGAGGCGCTTGAGGGCCACTGCGACACGATCGAGGTGACCCTGCACCCGGACCATTCTGTTTCGGTTACCGATAACGGGCGGGGGATCCCGGTTGACCGCGTCCCCGGGATCGACCTGTCCGGGGTGGAGGTTGTCTTCACCAAGCTGCATGCGGGTGGCAAGTTCGGCAACGGCAACTACGCCGCTTCTGGCGGCCTCCACGGGGTGGGTGCCTCCGTGGTTAACGCTCTGTCCGCTCGGCTGGACGTCGAGGTGGACCGGGCCGGCAAAACCTACGGCATGTCTTTTCGCCGGGGAGAGCCGGGCACCTTTGACGATGCCAAGGGCCGCACCCCCAACTCACCGTTCCAACCGTTCGAGGCGGCGCAGGACACTCCGGTAATCGGCAAGGCCAAGCGGGGCGTTACCGGTACCCGGGTTAGGTTTTGGCACGACTTCCAGATCTTTCCTTCCAGCGAGACGTTCTCTTGGGAAGGGTTGATCGACCGGGCCCGCCAGACCGCATTCCTGGTCCCCGGGCTGACCATCATCGTGCGGGATCTGCGCGAAGACGAAGCGCGGGAGGAGACCTTCCACTTCCGTGGGGGCGTGACCGACTTCGTCGACTTCTTGGCACCCGATCGGGCCGTCTGTGAGACCTGGAAGATTGAGGGGACCGGTACCTATCAGGAGGTGGTCCAGCAGCTGGGTGAAGACGGTCACCTGCGCCCGGTGGAAGTGGAGCGCACCTGCGAGGTTGAGTGCGCGCTGCGCTGGGGAATTGGCTACGACACCACGGTCCGCTCGTTCGTGAACATTATCGCCACTCCCAAGGGCGGTACCCACCTGCAGGGCTTCGAGCAGGGGCTGCTTCGGGCCGTGCGCAAGCAGGTGGAAAAGCAGGCGCGGAAACTGAAGGTGACCGGCAAGGACGGCCGAGTCGAGAAAGACGACGTCCTTGCTGGTCTAAGCGCGGTGGTGACAGTCCGGATTGCCGAGCCGCAGTTTGAGGGGCAGACCAAGGAGATCCTGGGGACGCCCGCGGTGAAGAACATCGTCCTAAAGACGGTGGAGGACGCGGTTGAGCAGAAGCTCACCTCGACCAAACGGGGCGACAAACAGGAGGCGACCGTCGTCCTGGAGAAGATCGTCGGCGAGATGAAGTCCCGCGTCTCCGCTCGAATCCACAAGGAGATTTCGCGGCGAAAGACCGCCCTGGAGACGTCGACGCTACCCGCCAAGCTGGCCGACTGCCGGTCAAACGAGGTGGCCCGGTCCGAACTGTTCATCGTGGAGGGGGACTCTGCGCTCGGGACCGCGAAGGCGGCTCGTTCCAGCGAGTTCCAGGCGCTGTTCCCAATCCGCGGGAAGATCTTGAACACCCAGCGCGCCTCCACCGCCGACATGCTGTCCAATGCCGAGTGCGCCAACATCATTCAGGTGATTGGGGCGGGTTCCGGGCGGACCTTCGATTTGTCTCAGGCCCGCTACGGCAAGGTGATCCTGATGACGGATGCCGACGTGGATGGGGCCCACATTCGGACCCTACTGCTGACCCTGTTCTTCCGGTACATGCGCCCGTTGGTGGAGGCCGGCCAGGTCTATGCGGCTGTGCCTCCGCTGCATCGAATTGAGGTCAGTGCGCGTGGAAAGAAGGACTACATTTACACCTACAGCGAGGCCGAGCTGCACGACGAGCTGACCAAATTGAAGCGCCGGGGGAAGTCTTACAAGGAGCCGATTCAGCGATACAAAGGCCTGGGGGAAATGGATGCCGAGCAGCTGGCGGAGACCACGATGGATCCGCGAACCCGTTCGCTCCGGCGGATCACGCTGGCCGACGAGGAGGCCCTGCGCCAGGCGGAAGATGTCTTTGAACTGCTGATGGGGGCCGTGGTGGCGCCCCGGCGAGAGTTCATTGTGGATCACGCCTATGAGATAGATCGCGAGCGGATTGACGCCTAA
- a CDS encoding OB-fold nucleic acid binding domain-containing protein, translated as MGLLDRWRKPEALREVHDRIPDEPSCSAVGQCQERHKARIHGIVQQVETSEDPQQFRAELSDGTGTIHLVWVGRDQVPGIVVGAHLVAEGTVGRNQGGGLRILDPQFSIRAE; from the coding sequence ATGGGTCTCCTTGACCGGTGGCGGAAGCCCGAGGCACTGCGGGAAGTGCACGACCGCATTCCTGATGAACCCTCATGCTCGGCAGTGGGCCAGTGTCAAGAGCGGCACAAGGCCCGGATCCACGGGATTGTCCAGCAGGTCGAAACCAGCGAGGATCCCCAGCAGTTCCGGGCCGAGCTCAGTGACGGCACCGGAACCATTCACCTGGTCTGGGTGGGACGGGACCAGGTTCCGGGAATCGTGGTTGGAGCCCATCTGGTGGCCGAGGGAACGGTCGGACGGAACCAAGGCGGTGGCCTGCGCATTCTGGACCCCCAATTTTCAATTCGAGCGGAGTAG
- a CDS encoding DUF3710 domain-containing protein: MALFKRKADIPEPVAVEETPEEVLVGPKDSDGQGPPKGYVDLGSLYVPPVPGMQVRAQFEADGKTLHRIQLILGTSGMRVFVAAAPRSGGAWPELREQLAASVEKQGGTAEEVAGRYGTELHAKLPVRLANGEEGQTPVRFLGLEGPRWIVRVDIQGAAATGDEAQEKLCHFVIDNLIVNRGNEPRVRLSLLPLTIPKETVQVDK; encoded by the coding sequence TTGGCGCTGTTTAAGCGGAAAGCAGATATCCCGGAACCGGTAGCGGTGGAGGAAACCCCCGAGGAGGTGCTGGTCGGGCCGAAAGACAGCGACGGACAGGGGCCGCCAAAGGGGTACGTGGACCTGGGCTCCCTGTATGTGCCGCCGGTCCCGGGAATGCAGGTGCGGGCTCAGTTTGAGGCTGATGGCAAGACCCTGCATCGAATCCAACTGATCCTGGGCACCTCCGGGATGAGGGTGTTTGTGGCTGCGGCCCCCCGCTCGGGTGGGGCGTGGCCGGAACTGCGCGAACAGTTGGCTGCCAGCGTGGAAAAGCAAGGTGGGACCGCCGAGGAGGTGGCGGGTCGGTACGGCACCGAGTTGCACGCCAAGCTGCCGGTGCGCCTGGCCAACGGGGAAGAGGGCCAGACTCCGGTTCGGTTCCTCGGGTTGGAAGGACCCCGCTGGATTGTCCGAGTCGACATCCAGGGGGCAGCCGCCACCGGAGATGAGGCGCAGGAGAAACTGTGCCACTTCGTGATCGACAACCTGATCGTGAACCGGGGCAACGAGCCGCGGGTGCGCCTGAGCCTGCTCCCGTTGACCATCCCGAAGGAAACCGTGCAGGTGGACAAGTAA
- a CDS encoding RNA polymerase sigma factor, which yields MSASKSPKSTASAASKSSKSRTPKKAAAKKAPAKTTAKATTKATAKKPVKKKVEPVVEVEEDNEEATDVPEEELTQEVEIEPIEDEAEEDEDAEPAADDEEEEAPEERSVEEVRRKRGFVVSDSDDQDEPVQQVTVAGATADPVKDYLKQIGKVPLLNAEQEVDLARRIEAGLYADYKLKEEGDQMSSRMRRELNLLSADGQNAKNHLLEANLRLVVSLAKRYTGRGMQFLDLIQEGNLGLIRAVEKFDYTKGYKFSTYATWWIRQAITRAMADQARTIRIPVHMVEVINKLARVQRQMMQDLGREPTPEELAAELQMTPEKVVEVQKYGREPISLHTPLGEDGDSEFGDLIEDSEAVVPADAVSFTLLQEQLHQVLDTLSEREAGVVSMRFGLGDGQPKTLDEIGKVYGVTRERIRQIESKTMSKLRHPSRSQVLRDYLD from the coding sequence GTGTCTGCATCAAAGTCACCAAAGTCTACCGCAAGTGCGGCATCGAAGAGTTCAAAGTCTCGGACCCCCAAGAAGGCTGCGGCCAAGAAGGCGCCCGCCAAGACCACTGCCAAGGCGACCACCAAGGCGACCGCCAAGAAGCCGGTCAAGAAGAAGGTCGAGCCCGTGGTCGAGGTGGAAGAAGACAACGAGGAAGCGACTGACGTCCCCGAAGAGGAACTGACGCAAGAAGTCGAAATCGAGCCAATCGAGGACGAGGCGGAAGAAGACGAAGACGCGGAACCGGCTGCGGACGACGAGGAAGAGGAAGCTCCCGAAGAGCGTTCCGTTGAAGAGGTCCGGCGCAAGCGAGGCTTTGTTGTCTCCGACTCGGACGATCAGGATGAACCGGTCCAGCAGGTGACCGTCGCCGGCGCCACCGCCGACCCGGTCAAGGACTACCTGAAGCAAATCGGCAAGGTACCCCTGCTGAACGCGGAGCAGGAAGTGGATCTGGCCCGCCGGATCGAAGCCGGCCTGTACGCGGACTACAAGCTGAAGGAAGAGGGCGACCAGATGTCCTCCCGGATGCGCCGCGAACTGAACCTGCTTTCGGCTGACGGGCAGAACGCCAAGAACCACCTGCTAGAGGCGAACCTGCGGCTAGTGGTGTCCCTGGCCAAGCGCTACACCGGACGCGGAATGCAGTTCCTGGACCTGATCCAAGAGGGCAACTTGGGCCTGATCCGCGCGGTGGAGAAGTTTGACTACACCAAGGGCTACAAGTTCTCGACCTACGCCACCTGGTGGATTCGCCAGGCCATCACCCGGGCGATGGCCGATCAGGCGCGGACCATCCGGATCCCGGTGCACATGGTCGAGGTCATCAACAAGCTGGCTCGGGTTCAGCGGCAGATGATGCAGGATCTGGGCCGTGAACCCACCCCCGAAGAGTTGGCGGCCGAGCTGCAAATGACGCCGGAGAAGGTGGTCGAGGTCCAAAAGTATGGCCGCGAGCCCATCTCGCTGCACACGCCGCTGGGCGAAGACGGCGACTCCGAGTTCGGCGACCTGATCGAGGATTCCGAAGCGGTCGTCCCCGCCGACGCCGTTTCCTTCACCCTGCTGCAGGAGCAACTGCACCAGGTGTTGGACACGCTGTCTGAGCGTGAGGCCGGGGTGGTTTCCATGCGGTTCGGTCTGGGTGATGGACAGCCGAAGACCCTCGATGAGATCGGTAAGGTTTACGGGGTCACTCGGGAACGCATTCGCCAGATCGAGTCCAAGACCATGTCAAAGCTGCGCCACCCCAGTCGGTCCCAAGTTCTGCGGGACTACCTGGACTAG
- the sepH gene encoding septation protein SepH has product MHAPIEHTEGDRGRWAGIFGTMGEDEGGQMIELEFLGTSADGGSVVFTDPEGERYCVAISDELRAAVRRDQTAPETRPLNRGQLRPAEIQALLRQGMTPEEIAERYGVAPASISRYESPVLAEKAWAISQAKQCAVGPDLTVEELVINRLATRGVDHESLTWSALRHPGDDWEISVTFIQSAVLRVATWRLSADGNRVDAIDQEAHWLTESVSPTEPVRALFGVQPSEPEPVREDQQLEAEVLVDQLNQRRGRRQPILDPVELEEEPTSSLPYFSTRVSTPESEEEAETLFTPPPPPTAPAAPKKKKQRRSVPSWDEIVFGARPD; this is encoded by the coding sequence ATGCACGCTCCGATCGAACACACCGAGGGCGACAGGGGGCGTTGGGCCGGAATTTTTGGCACCATGGGAGAAGACGAGGGGGGACAGATGATCGAATTGGAGTTCCTGGGCACGTCCGCTGACGGCGGAAGCGTCGTATTCACGGACCCGGAGGGCGAGCGGTACTGTGTCGCGATCAGCGACGAACTGCGCGCGGCCGTGCGCCGCGATCAGACGGCGCCCGAGACCCGCCCTCTCAACCGGGGGCAGTTGCGCCCCGCCGAGATCCAAGCCCTGCTCAGACAGGGAATGACGCCGGAAGAAATCGCCGAGCGCTACGGGGTGGCCCCCGCCTCCATCTCTCGCTACGAGTCCCCGGTCCTGGCCGAAAAGGCCTGGGCCATCAGCCAGGCGAAACAGTGTGCGGTCGGTCCGGACCTGACGGTCGAAGAGCTGGTTATCAACCGGCTGGCGACCCGCGGCGTCGATCACGAGTCGCTCACCTGGTCGGCACTGCGCCACCCAGGTGACGATTGGGAGATATCCGTTACTTTTATCCAAAGTGCCGTCCTCCGGGTGGCGACCTGGCGCCTGTCCGCCGACGGGAACCGGGTCGACGCGATCGATCAGGAAGCACACTGGCTGACCGAGAGCGTGTCCCCGACCGAACCGGTCCGCGCCCTGTTTGGAGTCCAGCCGTCCGAACCCGAACCTGTCCGCGAGGACCAGCAGTTGGAGGCCGAAGTCCTGGTGGACCAGCTGAACCAGCGGCGGGGCCGGCGCCAGCCCATCCTCGACCCGGTGGAACTGGAAGAGGAACCGACCAGCTCCCTGCCCTACTTCTCCACCCGCGTCTCCACCCCGGAATCGGAGGAAGAGGCGGAAACGCTGTTCACGCCCCCGCCTCCCCCGACGGCTCCGGCTGCGCCAAAGAAAAAGAAGCAGCGGCGCTCGGTTCCCTCCTGGGATGAGATCGTCTTCGGCGCTCGGCCCGACTAG